ATCGGCCAATGGTTCGAAAACGTGCGTGTCAACATAGTCTGCATGGGTCGAAGTGGCGGATTCGTGGAAGATATCCCCGACGTGTATGACAGCGTCAACGTCCCGGTCAATCCCGTACTCGATCGCAATACTAAGTGCGTGGCGAGGGCTGATTTTCTTCCCGGTCCGTGGATGTGTTGTTCGACCGATGTGCGTATCGCCAATGACAAGCAGTCGCGTGGCTGGATCAGTTGAACCAAGCGGTTCGATTTGCGTTTTCTTGCTTGGTGCCAGATCGATTTCGAATCCCTGCCCGCCTTTTTGCACGCCGCATCGTGAGATGCGGTACCGGTGGTTCTGCTTCCAGTCGATCGGGATATCCGCACCTTCGTAGTCAATAAGCCGAAGCGGGTTACCGGCAGTGTCGATAAGTTCAATGACTGCTCGTCGTGACTGTCCAGCTTGCCAATTGACATCGGAGACTGTAACGATGATAGGCTCAGGAAGTGACTGACCTGGGGAAAGGTCGTCAACAGTAATCAGGAGAGAACACCACTACTACATCCACATAGTCGCCTGTGATATGTGGATATCGAAGTTCAGTCTCGGAGGACCGGATTTCTTGAGGAGTAAGTATTTGAATCGTATCCAGACTCTCGGAAGATGGCAGTGGCAGTCTTGCCGCGGATAGCGGTGGCGCTGTCACGCGGTTGTTAAGGATTTGATGTCGTTGAGTTCGTTTTTAACAGTCACTGTCAGCATTAGTGAACTCATGAGATCGTAGGTGACGAGTGCGTCTTCGGCTTGAATCACGTATTCTGCTACTGCCGAGATATCCTCCTGCGAAGTGTCTGGATGCGGTGTTGCTCCGTTGAAGAAGGCGTCTTGGTTCGCAAATCGTTGAATGAGCAGGTAGAGTAGCAGTGCTTGAATCCCGCGTCCGGATAGCTCGATTTCGCTGTCCTCGGCACCGAGTTCGACCGTGAGATTGCTGAGGAGCGTGTTCACTTGCTCGATGAGTGGTGCGCCCATCATGAGATGCTGGCCGATGTACGGGTGTATGTCTATGAAGACAACGACGAGGCGACTGGCGAGCCTGTTCTGTGAGCGGAAGACGGTGTAGCCTGAACGGTGTTCGAATTCGAGGACGATACCGGGGTGCAGGAAGAGGATCTCGCAGAGTGATTGCCACGTTGGCTCGTCTGCGATGGGTTGGTCACGATGCCCGAATAATAGTTCTTGTACATCCGGGTTCTGCTCAGCTTGGTCGATTATCCCATTCACATGCTGAACTACCTGCGTCAGTGCTGTAAGCCATGTGTCGATCTCGGATTCGCATGCTTTGAATAGCTTCTCCGTGTTGATGCGGTCCGTGTCGAGGTGACCGAGTCGGTCGAGTGTAAAACACAGTTCAATTGTTTCCCAGAACGTCTGGGCGTGGTCGGTAAACGCGTCGAGGGTCGCTGGCTCTGGCCGGTCCGTTACTGTCAGCGCAGCCAGTGCTTGTTCACGATGGTAGGACAGGTGGTCCTCGACCAGTGAGTGCAGCGATGGCAGCGATCGATCTCCTTCGGTGATCTTTGGCGGTGGACGTTCCCCATCGGGGTCGTTCTGTGAGCGTGTGTCGGTCTGGGGGCTGTCGTCGCCTGTTTGCTTTGCTCGTTTCTGTAATTCGGACAGGGCGATGTCGAAGACGTTGACAGCTGCAGTGTCCGGGTTCTGTAGGACCTCTCGCAATAATGTGTTTGAACTCTGGGTGCCGGCACTCCGCGTAATTTCTCGGTACTCACGGTAATATGCCTGCATCTCTTCGACGACGCGCCGCGGATTACTGGTGGTCCCATCGACTGTGACGGTAACGACTGCGCCGGTCCACTGTTCGCGCTCATCTCCTGTGAGCAGGAGCGTCACCTCCTGGGAACTCTCATCGGCAGGGGCCTTGACGGTTTTCTCAGCCCCAGTGTCCGTATGCACCCGGATCTCGTGGTTGTCTGACAGTCCAGAGATGGTCAAAATGAGTTCGGTGTCGCCTTCAGAGCCAGGCTGAGTGACTCGTGCATCTTCTAACCGAACTTCTCCTTTCTCGGTTGGGGTGCGTGTTTCCCAGTCTTCGTAGCTTGCCGATCGGAGGTCCAGTTCCGCTGGATTAGCGACTGGTTCTGACACGGTGAACTGGAATGCTGAGGAGTCAAAGACTGCGTCTTCCAGTGTTTCTTCATCGGTTTCCTGGGCGATGGTCACTAAGCCGGCTTCGACGTTTCCGTGTGATGCCGACGCTGTCAGCGCGGTACTGGTCATGTTCGGACTGCCGTAGAGACACGCCTGGCCCCATTCACCGTCGAGTACCATGAATTTCGCATGCACCCATCGAGTTTCTCGGTCCGGCTGTATTCGGCGCACAGAATACTCGAATGGGGAAAGCGTCTCTGCTAACTCGTCTACAGTGAGGGCAGTGCTTTCCGGTTCGACCAGTAATTCAAGATGGGCGGCATCCAGTCGCTCTGCAAGGTCACGAAGTACAGTCGGCGACCCGAAATACGGCGCGTACAATCGGGCTCGTTCAATCTCACGACCACCGTGTTCTGCCACTCTGTCAAGCAGCTGCGTTATGATCGGGTCGTCGAGGTTCGACACAAACCAGGTCTTCCGGTCGGTCTCATCGACAGCAGACCCCTCGATTTCGTCGAGCCATGCGAGTGTCTCTGCTGTTTCGGTGATGTAGGTGCGAGCGTCTTGCCCGGTGATGAAATCCTCGTAGTCGAGTAAGTCGGTGTAAAAATCACGGATGGATTTCGCAACGAAGTACGAATCGCCAAGCTGCGCTGTCTCGTCCTCGGAGGTGGGTTTTTGAAACCCGTCTGCGAATCCGATCTGGGCGGCCTTACAGTACTCTTCAAGCGTGAGATTTGCAGAACTCACCGAGTAGAAGACGCTTCGTTCTGACGCGAACAGATTCACTTTCGGGTGAAACACCCCTCGTGACTGAACTGGCTCCAATAGGTAGTCCGTTCCAATCGGGGCTTCACGCCAGTCAGGACTCGTGATCTCTCGCTCGTACCGGTTGCCATCGACAAGGACGAGCGGTAACTCGCAGTTCCGGCGTTGTAACCGCGGACGCACGTAGCTACTGTAGAACTGTGGATCAAACGGATACGTCGTTTGAATCGCTTGCTGGATACTCCATCCCCGGCCATCCAGTATATCCAAGAGATTCACGCGTCATCCACCTCCACGAGCCGGGACAACACGTCGGAAGCAGCCGAGGTCGGTGCATACCCATCTTCTGTCGTCGTCAGGAGCCCGGCATCGCGGAGCAGCGTGTTCATCTCACTAAAACGGATGAGCGACGACCGCGCAGTAAACGGTCGGGACCCGCGTTCGACATCTGCTTCCAGACACAGCCGTTCGTCTTGATCGAAGGATACGGCGCGTTTGAGGTTCCCCGGACTCAGCCGACTGTAAAATACTTCCATATGCGTTTGTACCACCTTTTCGTGCAGCACTTTTCGTGCGAATTCAGACAATGGCAGTTCCTCGTCAGTGGCTTCAACGAACCGAGTTAGCTCTGGGAGGGATGTATACGGCGAGTCGAACCGGTTGTACGCGTAGTTGTATAGCCACTCACGATCTGATTGCACCTGTTTGAACCGAGCGACAACTAGCAAGAGTAGTGCAACTGACCGCGCTAAACTCGTTGTCCAAGATTCCAATTGGGCTTGCTCGTCATCGATCTCGTCGTGCAGTTGATTCAGTGACGAACGAAGCGATTGCCCCAGCAGGGCCTCATTCAGATTGGTCTCACCGGCTACTGCCGGTTCTGCTTTCCACCCTCTGGACACGACAGACTCAATGTCTGCCATCGCTTCGCCGACCGTCACTGTCTCAGCGGCGGTGGCCTCAGGTACAGTAATGGACAGGTCGTTCCGTTCAGCGATTCCGTACAGCATCAAATCACGTACCGCGTTGACTGGGTCTGCCGTCTCTTCACTCTGTGTCGTTGAAACACCGCTGGCCACTGCTGAAAATGCTGCAGACATCTTACGTTCGTCTGTCACCTCTGCCAGTAGTGTCTCATAGTCAGCCCGCGGTGGTATGCGCGCATTCAAGAATGTACACACGGCTTCTAACTGCCCCTCGATAGCGAGTCCCGCATAACTCTGCAACCAGTACAACCGCATCAATTCTCGATACTGATTGAACCGCCTCGCATCACTTGCAGTCAGGTGCAGCTGATCGGCGTCATCAGCGGCATATAACTTCCAGAACCGACATAGGAAACACGCATGGGCCGCTCGCATATCGTGAAACCCGCGGAAATACCGTTGATACAGCGAACTTGCCCCGGCCTCCTCGAACTCACCTTCTTCTATCGTTGTTTTCAGATGCTCAAGAACATCCAATTCAAAATTCTCAGGGAACCCATCTGCCAATTGGACCGTTCCTGATTGTTTGTTGCCGTCCCAGTTCACGAACCCGAGCATGATTTGTTGTAGTGCTCGCCGCTCTGACTCGAAGTCATCCTCCAGATACACGGACTGATTCGCAAAGCCCCGCGCGATTGCCTCAATATCACCGCGTTCAGCCCGTCTATCACGTGCGCACGCAAGGATTCGGTCCCGTTCGTCACCAACGGTCCGATCAACGATCTCTGCGAGTTCGTGTCCAGCTCCAGTCAACTCGAAATCACCTCGCTTCAACAGATAATTCTGCAGTTGATTCTGGTAGAACTGAGCGTACGCGTAGCCATCATTCTTCAACAGCTCTAACTCATCGAGATCAACCTCCTCAAACTCCTCGTGGTCAAAGTTGAACCGAGAGTTCCCGTCCATCCCGCGAAGCGCTTCTCCGCCTTGATCCGTTTCTAACTGGCGGTACCGACTAGCAAGACAGAACATCTTCTCGACGTTTTTCACCCGCTGATATCGATTGTCTGCATCCGCATCCAGTTCCTCTAATGCCCAGCAGAAAATCGACAGGTAGCGAAGTCGAAGTGTTATCGATGTAATTGATCCATGGGCGAACAAATTCCGAAATCGATTCCGTGACCGGTTCGCATTCAACGGATCCGCGGGCATTCCCCGTTCATCAATCTTCGCACTCCAGCGGGGCTCGATCAGCATACACTATTCTATATAATCTGGAGAGAAATATTTTCGGAGCGTTTTCCTGGTGAATTACCACCGCTAAATGTGCCTAAGCAGAACACTCTCTAATGTGTTCGATTTTGAGAACGGGGAAGTCGACGGAAGTCAAGACGCGTTGGAGGGGGTTGACGCTGCTGTTACCGCCTGGAGAGCTTCACAGTGATGCAATCTAAAGTAAGTTTAGAACAGGGCACGGTAGTTCACAGATGTGTCTCTCTGTGAAATATGAGCGCTGCTGCGGTGTGGAAGTCCGACGTTAGTTTATTTGACGACTGGGGAGTGGATTCTCGCGGTCGAGTACGTCCCGTATGTGATCGTCTGCGGCACTGAGTCCGTCTTTCAGTGGGACTCCGTCCATCCCGGTGATGGTGTCCGATGCGTACAGCGTGATGCGATGGAACTCATGTGGTCCGTATGGGTCCTCATCGAAGTGGAAATCGTACCGATGGCCATGGTAGGTGATGGCGTCGGTTTCCGTGATGATGTCCGGGAGTTCCTCTTGTGCGGCTGTGTGGGCGGTAATGTGGAGGGTTCCGGTTTCGAGGCTCTGACGGTGGATCGCAAGTTGCGCGACGTTGTCCTGACCACGATCATCAAGATAGCCCCGCGCGAAGTCTTCGAGTGATCGTCGCGTTTCCGTTTCGTCAAGGAGGCGCGTAGTGACGTCGTCGAGTGTGTTCTCGTTGGGCTGGCACCGTCTCTGGAGCCGGTGGCCTGTCTGTGAGTCGAGCCACACCAGCTTTGGACTGCTGAGGGCTTCTTCCCGATTGGGGAAGGTGACTGCTCCGAGGGTTTCCTCCGCTTCTTCGATCTTCTGCTTCGCGGCCGCCTTGTGTTCTTGTATCTCTTCGCTCGTCACTGGGTCGCAGATGATGAAATCTACATCAAGTTTCCAGCCGCCGTTGAATCCGGCACTATTGGTGGAGAGGATGAGCGCTGCTGCGTCTTCGGTGAGGACGTAGTTGTGTTCGTCAACAGTTTCGGTGAGTGTCCACACCTCGGCTTCGCGTCGGGTGAAGGTCGTGTTGGCGACGAGGGTTTCAAGATGGTCTTCGAGTTGGTTACTCAGGGCTTGGCCGAGGTTCTGTACGTCACTCGTTGAGATGCCGTCGGGGTATTCGCCTTGCTCTGTCCAATGTTCGGCTATGATGTTTAACTGTGCTCGCTCTGTCTGCTCGTCTAAGTTGGTGTTTCGTACCATTGTTTGTGGTTCTGTGGATGTACCGTCCGGGTTGCTGTGTCGTCGCGGAGTAGCGCTTCGCGCTGTGTGGCCGCGGGTGAGATCGATCACCCACCGTTTTGCCCTGCGTTGTCGTCAATTTCAGACGGCACCCCTTCTATGAGAGACACTGGTATAAACGTCAGTAAATTAGGCCCGCTAGTCAGGCTATAGGCTCTAAAAACCTCTCTGAAGCGCTAATTTTCTATATCTGCCCCGTCGCTTGGTGACGGTTTTACAGATTCCATTGTTACTGGCCAGTTGTGGAGTGGCAGCTCTCACCCACGATAATATTAATGTGTGGTGAGCATATATCTATACTTGATTATGCTCAAGGGGCATTTCGGGTCGGCGGGGGCGAGTATCGAATACGGGGATGCTGGCTGCCTCTTCCCAGTTGATGAACTGGATGCGACGGTGCTCCAGTATCGAGATGCCCAACTCGCGCTTAGCGAGGTTAATGGCTCGAACGTCATCCTCGTTGCTCCGACGAGCCTCGCAACCAGTTACTTCCTCACCCAGCACGCACTCACCGCAATTCCCGTCGACAGTCTCCCCGCTGCGGTGCAGACCCAGGTCGCCGACGAGCTTGACGGCTCCCTTGATACGTTCGAATTCATCCAGATTGGTAAGTGGAACTGTGACAGTCCAAACCATTCGCTCGCCGAATTCACGAACGCCTGACCCCTGGCCGTTGGACGCACGGAATCAAACAAGCCCAGCAGCACACGACCCCCCTAATGACTGAGCCACTCGCCGACAAGTATCCGGAGGCCGCCCGTACATCGAAGAAGCCGTCGACGAACACGGCGAAGGCTGGGTGTTGGAGAATTACTACCAGCAACTCTACCCGCTCGGGCAGCTCATGGCAATGCCAGAAAAGGACGAACTCCCGTTCTACGATCCGGACGAGCACGACACGATAACCGAGGAAGAACGAGTGGAAATGTACCAAGCGTGGGCCGAGTACCGGGAGAACCTTCGCACCGGAGCGGAACCTGATGAGTGACTGTCTCTCTACATTGTTGTCAGACGGCTTTCTCACCGAGGTTTTGACTTTCTCTGTGGCGTTGCGACAATAGAGAGGGGGCTCTGGTTAGTGTGGGCTTACGAGTATGTGCGGGTGACTGGCAACACGCCTATGTGGCTGTACATACAACGTACGTACAACGATGAGCACGAAGCGAGTGAATTTCCGGCTTCCGGAGGAATTGATCGCTCAAGCGGACGTCGCTGCGGAAGTTACGCACAAAAACCGGACCGAGATCCTGGTCGAAGCGTTACGGCAGTATCTTGAACAGAAGGAATCTGATGAGAGCTTCCGAGAGGCGGTCGTGGAGTTGTATCTCGACGATCAGATCGAGTTTGAGAAGCTCGCAGACGTTATTGGTCGGCAGGATGCCGAGTCAGTACGGGCGTCAAAACACGTGCTGGATCGGGGCGAGGAACTCGCTGACGATCTCGCAGAGTTGTGACTGTCGTCATCGATACGAGCGCGCTCATTTCACTCGCTGTTGGTGGTGTACTCGATCAGACGTTGGCAGCGTTCGACGCCGTCACGACGCCGACGGTTATTGAGGAACTCGAAGAGACGGCTGAGTACGATGATCGGCACGGCACAGCGGCGACCACCGTACTCCAATGGACGGACACACTGACGGTGCAAGACGCTGACGGCGCGCCGTTCGAAACGAGTCGTGTCGATGCCGGAGAAGCGAGTTGCGTTGCCGTAGCCCGCGATGTTGACGCTGCGTTCCTTGTGACGGACGATTATCGAGCACTGCCCGAACTACAGGGGCTGGTCGATGCGGAGGTTGCGGTGTCACCGATCGTACTCCGAGCGCTCGTCAAGCGTGATGCGCTCAGTTCCGAGGACGCGGAAACCGCGTTCGAAACAATCGCTTCCGGTAGGGATTGGCTTGACGCGCCGATTTACCGGTACGCGCGCCAACTGTTCGGCGAGTGATTGCCACCTACATTCTTCTTGACGGTAATCGTTGGTGACGTATGGATTTGGATCAGGCCCGTGGGATCTTACTCGGGTTAGCGTGTGGGGATGCGCTTGGACGGCCAGTTGAGTTTGCGTCTGCGTCGGGGATCAGTGCTGAACACGGGCGGCTTGACGAGATGGTCGGGTACGGAACGTGGAACCAGCCCGCTGGGACGATTACAGACGACACTGAACAGGCGCTGTGTATCGCACGAAGTCTGGTAGAGCACCAAACGTTCGATCCTGCTGATGTCGCTGACCGGTTCGTCGCGTGGTACGATAGTGGCCCCTTCGACATTGGTGGGATGACAAGGCGGTCGATCAGCCGTCTCCAACGCGGCGATGCGTGGGACGAGGCAGGCCAGTACATCTGGGAGAACAGTCCGGAAGGGCAGAACGCGGGGAATGGGAGTGTGATGCGGTGTCCGCCGCTCGCCATCCCGTACGCGAGTGACTGGGATCGACTCGCGGACGTGAGTCGGCAGTCCTCGCAGAGCACGCACGCTGACCCGCGGTGTACCGAAGGCTGCTCGGTACTGAACGTCACGGTGGCTGGTCTGCTTGAGGACGCTGACACGCCGTTGCAGGACGCGCTTGATTATGTGGGTGCGGACGCGCCCGATGAGCTTCTGGCGGCAATTCGACCGCTTGCTCGCGGTGAGTCACCCGACACGCTGGCGACGTCGGGATATGTCGTGCATTCGTTGCAGACGGCACTCCACGATGGGTTATTCGCGGAGAGTGCTGAGGAAGCGATTGTGACGGCCGTGAACCGCGGTGGTGATACGGACACGATTGGTGCGATTGCGGGTGCGGTCGCTGGGGCGCGGTTCGGAGCGTCACAGCTTCCGGATCGATGGCTGAATGCTATCGACGAGACCGATGAGCTCGAAGTGCTGGCTGAGCGACTCGTGGAGGTGGCGTGATGTACGTGTTGGCGTTCGACCGGGACTGGACGGTGGACGTGAATTCGCATCCTCGGCGAGAAGCGGTGCCGTTGGAGTGGGTGCGGTACTGGGCGCACGAGGCTGGTCACGAGGTGTGGGCGATCGGGAATCAGGACCTTGTCGAGGAAGCAGATATTCCGGGCACGGTGGAGTCGATTCGGCAGCGTGACGGGCACGTCGATGCGCTCGGTGAGCAAGACGAGTACGGGTATTACGAGTGGTGGCCTGAACGCGAGGAGCGCCTCCGGATTCTCTCGGGGTTGTTCCCGACCGCCGACGGGTACATCGCCGTTGATGATCTCGATTTGGGGCACGTCGATGGCTGGGACCACTACCACGCGTGGGACTTCGTCGAGTATGTCCGACAAGGAGAACTCGGGCTGTCAGCACCGCCCTCAACTGATCTGAGCCCGGACGGCGGGTTTGAATCCAGTGACGCAGTTCGAGACATTCTTGCCGACGGGTACGTGTTCGAACTCACACACCGGACGGACGGTGAACAGAAGACGCATCTCGTCACACATTTCGAACCGGACCGCCCGTCGATGACTCCATTGAAAGGCCCGCCGACGTTCTGGTTCGAGACTGTCGGGAACGACGACCGGTTTTCTGTTCGGCTCCCCGAGATTGAAGCGTTACATCCGGTCCCGTACGACCGCCTCGCTGACCCGATAGCTGGGGCGGCGTTCGCGGCAGTTCGAACGCACCTCGAAGATGACCCTACGTCGGTGGATGAGGAACTGCTCCGGACGATGCTGTCTGATGCGGCAGCGGCTGGGACGAACGTGGATCGCCGTGAAGCGCTCCGCCTGGCGATGACCGCGGTGAAACACCGTGCTGACGCTCGAAAAGTCGCTGTCGATGCGACTGTCGCGTTACTGGCTGACGAGCCCTCAGCGCTTGACCGCGCGGCGCTCCAAGCACTTCACGAGGCCGCGACGGACTATCCAGCGGTGCTAAACGATCACGTGGGAGACCTGGCGGCGTATGCGAGTCAGGACTCGATGTACCAGACAGCCGCGACGCGTTGCTTGATGGAGTTGGCGGAAACTGACCCGGCAGGCGTGCTCGACGCCGTCCCTGCTCTGGAAGCCGCCGCGACGGCAGAGACGGAGGCAACACAGAGTTACGCGGTGTACGCACTGTCCAGTATCGCCGCAACGTATCCTGAAGAAGTGTACCCCGCGATAGACGCCTTGATCGAGGCGATAAAGAGTGAAAATGAGACGACGCAGACGAATGCGTTAGCGGCGCTCGGGAAGATCGCGTCGAACTACCCGGACGCCGCGGAACCCATCGTGGACGAGCTAGTGGCAGTACTGGACGCCGACACGAAACGTGTTCGAAATAATGCGGTCGGGTTGCTCGGTGACCTCGCACAGGAACATCCGGCGGTCGTGATTGAGTACGCTGATCAGATTGCGGCCCGTCTTGAGGATAACAATATTCAGGCGCGTGTCAACGCGTCAATCGCACTCCAGCGAGCAGGTGAGGCAGACCCGACTGCGATTCGAGCGCAGAAGGACCAGTTAGTGGCTGCGTTGCAGGATCCGAGTCCAGAAGTCCGGGCGAATACGTGCTTGCTGATCGGGAATGCGAACGTAAGTGTGCGTATCAAGACACTTGAAGAACTGAAAGAAAACGATCTGGACGAGACAGTGCGCGACCGAGCGGGATGGGCGATTTCACGTCTGGACTGAGACACGTGCGAATCGAGTCAGACATCGGCGACGGTTCGAGACTCCATGCGATACCGCGTCAAGTTGTCCTATACTGTCAGGGTGAACTATAGCCACGAGAGACCAGTGTTGAGTTCTTCGAGGAAGGATGGCCGGATCTGAACAGTGGGCGGGAACGAGAGTTGTTCGCCTTCCCGGTCAAGGATTGTTTCGCGGAGGAACGGATGGGCTGGGTCGAATGAGGGGCTTGCTTGGATGCGATAATCGCTGTCGATGGTGAACAGCGCGGCGTCGAATGCGCGGTGGTGCAGCGAATTCAATACGAGAACGTTCTCCGGATGTTCGGCGAGATCGGGATGTTGACTCCGTGGCAGGATGTGCGCGAGATCCAACAGCTCATCTTCTCGAATACCGGTCAGGGTACACGCGTGGTCATAGCGGTCAAGTGTGTCTGCACGGAAGGCGTCGCTCACGGTGATTTCGGACGTTTCGTAGCGGCGAATCCGACCGCTCGAATCGAGCGGTTCGCCGGTCGGCCACTGAGCAACCTCCCCGGTCTGGACCCAGTCCCGCCAAACGTCCGGTGCTTCGCTGTCGTCGTTCTGCTGGGCGCGGTCGTGCAGCCACGTGACGGGGACGGCGTTAGTGTTGAGTATTGAGAAGTGGAACTGGTAATTCGGGATCTGTGTCCCGTCATCGGCCTGGTACGCGTGGACTTCGAAGTGGTCGGGAACGCAGAGCCCGCAGAACTCGACGACCCCTGATTCGGGTTTGCGGAAAACGAGGACGGGCGGGACGTCCTCGCGCCGCCCGGCCGCAGCGTTGTCGAAGGCGGCCTTGATTTTCTGGTTCTGCGCGGACTCCTCGTAGGGGTTCGAGGCCTTCGCGTCGCCCCAGTAACTGATGTACCCGGCGTTGACGGCGAGCGTGTCCTCCCACGGGTCGTCGTGCTGGGAGATGCCGCTGTCGTTGGAGACGAGCACGAGCGCCGCGGGCGTATCAGACCGATTCGCACCGAGATCACGAATCCCACCAGTGTTTTTGATACCGGTGTCAAGCGAGCCACGGATCCATCGCAGAAACTGGTCGTCCGAGTCGCGGTAACTCCCGGTGTCGCGGTATTGTTGCCCGACCCGAAACGCGTGTCGCATAATATCACGGCATTACGTCTGACAGTCAATAAATACCTGCGTGACGCGCTCTGCCCGTTGTCCACTTCAGCCGGGGGTTGAGGGCTTGAACGCACTGACCTGGTCACCTAGCTGCTCTCGGAAGTCGTCCGTTGACGTTACTTGGATGCTTCCCGGTATCGGGCCGTAGTCATCCCAGTTCGAGGTGTATCGAACGACGCGCGAGTGAAGCTCCCCGCTTCCGGTTTCGAGGTCGTACTCGTCGAAGACGTGGTATACGTTGGTGACAAGTCTCCATCGCCGTGTTTGAAACGCTTGAGGACTGCACCGATTCGCTGGTAGACGAGAGCAGTCAAACAAGGCGTATTCAACCAGTGGACGCCCAATTCGACAGTTTATTCGGGGAGCACCTGACGGCTGAGTGCTTACGAGAAGGCCA
The DNA window shown above is from Haloarcula halobia and carries:
- a CDS encoding HNH endonuclease, which encodes MRHAFRVGQQYRDTGSYRDSDDQFLRWIRGSLDTGIKNTGGIRDLGANRSDTPAALVLVSNDSGISQHDDPWEDTLAVNAGYISYWGDAKASNPYEESAQNQKIKAAFDNAAAGRREDVPPVLVFRKPESGVVEFCGLCVPDHFEVHAYQADDGTQIPNYQFHFSILNTNAVPVTWLHDRAQQNDDSEAPDVWRDWVQTGEVAQWPTGEPLDSSGRIRRYETSEITVSDAFRADTLDRYDHACTLTGIREDELLDLAHILPRSQHPDLAEHPENVLVLNSLHHRAFDAALFTIDSDYRIQASPSFDPAHPFLRETILDREGEQLSFPPTVQIRPSFLEELNTGLSWL
- a CDS encoding ADP-ribosylglycohydrolase family protein, with protein sequence MDLDQARGILLGLACGDALGRPVEFASASGISAEHGRLDEMVGYGTWNQPAGTITDDTEQALCIARSLVEHQTFDPADVADRFVAWYDSGPFDIGGMTRRSISRLQRGDAWDEAGQYIWENSPEGQNAGNGSVMRCPPLAIPYASDWDRLADVSRQSSQSTHADPRCTEGCSVLNVTVAGLLEDADTPLQDALDYVGADAPDELLAAIRPLARGESPDTLATSGYVVHSLQTALHDGLFAESAEEAIVTAVNRGGDTDTIGAIAGAVAGARFGASQLPDRWLNAIDETDELEVLAERLVEVA
- a CDS encoding HEAT repeat domain-containing protein, translated to MYVLAFDRDWTVDVNSHPRREAVPLEWVRYWAHEAGHEVWAIGNQDLVEEADIPGTVESIRQRDGHVDALGEQDEYGYYEWWPEREERLRILSGLFPTADGYIAVDDLDLGHVDGWDHYHAWDFVEYVRQGELGLSAPPSTDLSPDGGFESSDAVRDILADGYVFELTHRTDGEQKTHLVTHFEPDRPSMTPLKGPPTFWFETVGNDDRFSVRLPEIEALHPVPYDRLADPIAGAAFAAVRTHLEDDPTSVDEELLRTMLSDAAAAGTNVDRREALRLAMTAVKHRADARKVAVDATVALLADEPSALDRAALQALHEAATDYPAVLNDHVGDLAAYASQDSMYQTAATRCLMELAETDPAGVLDAVPALEAAATAETEATQSYAVYALSSIAATYPEEVYPAIDALIEAIKSENETTQTNALAALGKIASNYPDAAEPIVDELVAVLDADTKRVRNNAVGLLGDLAQEHPAVVIEYADQIAARLEDNNIQARVNASIALQRAGEADPTAIRAQKDQLVAALQDPSPEVRANTCLLIGNANVSVRIKTLEELKENDLDETVRDRAGWAISRLD
- a CDS encoding CopG family ribbon-helix-helix protein → MSTKRVNFRLPEELIAQADVAAEVTHKNRTEILVEALRQYLEQKESDESFREAVVELYLDDQIEFEKLADVIGRQDAESVRASKHVLDRGEELADDLAEL